GCTTTTTAAAAAAACATATAATATTAAACAAAAACTGATATAATTCAAAAAAATTACAAGGATAATAATGTTTGGATCATCCAAAGAACTAAAAGAATATTCGTATTCAAAAGAAGAATTAGAGAAATTTCAATATGCTAAAATTACTACTGTTAAGGGTGTAATCTGGGTTAAATTATTTGTAGAAGCAGTTCCAAATACTGTTTCAAACTTTGCTAGTTTAGCAAATGATACTTTTTACGATGGTTTAAATTTTCATCGTGTAATTGATGGTTTCATGGCACAAGCTGGATGCCCAGAAGGTACTGGTGGTGGAGGTCCTGAGTGGGCAATTGAATGTGAAACAAGTGCAGATAAACAAGTGCATAACAGAGGTGTTTTATCAATGGCACATGCTGGTAAAAATACAGGTGGTTCACAATTTTTTATTACTTTTGTAGCTACGCCTCATTTAGATGGTGGACATACAGTATTTGGAGAAATAGAGCAAAATGATGAAAAATCCTTTGAAGTATTGGATTCAATAGAACAAGAAGATGTGATAGACAGCATTGAAATTTTAGCTTCTAAAGAAGACTAAACTACTAAAAACAGAGATAAACTGTCTCTGTTTTTCCAATAAAACATTCCTTATTTACTAATTAAAATTAACTTTCCTGTTTTAGGATCTTTATATACTTGCCCCAAAGATTCAAAGCCTTTGGAAGAGTCTTGTGCTTCTTTTAAATCTTTTGGAATATGCGTCAATTCTTTCCCTTGAGAAATAATTTCTTTATTTTGAACATTAAAATGTTCTTGTAAATTAGGACTAATAGCTACAAGAGCAGCAATTAAACCACAAGCAAAAACAAGAATAATATCCACAAGATTTGCCAATGGACCTAAGGGTTCATCCTCTTCTTTTTCAAAGTGTCCACTTGAAAACCTAGATTTCATTGTTTATTTCCATTTGAGTTAAAGCTTGATCATACCAGCGTTTTCTAAGTCTTGAAATAATAAAACCTGTCATTCCTGCCAATAATCCTAAAACTGTTGTATCAAAAGCAACCGACATAGCTGTACTTAATATCTTCACATCACCCTCACCTAAAGCAGCAAGTCCAGGGCCTAAAGGAATAAGTGTTCCCATTAAACCTAACATCGGAGCAAGTCTTGTTAAAAAATCTGCTCGCTCTATTCTTTTTTTAGCATGTATTAAAACCAAAGGAATATCTTTACTTTTAATAAGTCTTTTGATTTCAATTGATTTTTCCCCTATACTAATACCTATTTCATAAATTGAAAATGCCACAAAAAAAAGCAATAACCATGAAACAGGTTCAAGTAAAAGTGCTGTAATTTGATGCATTAATCCAAGTGATATTGACGAAAACATTATAATCCTTTGTGTTTATTAAAAAAGACAGATTTAAAAATTCCTACTAATAAAAGAAAAAAGAATCCCATTAGAAGATACATAATATAGGAGTTGTCTTGCATATTCTTCTGCTTATTTTCTTTTGATTCTTGTTTTTCATCATTTTTAATTTCTTGCTCATTTATTTTTATTTCTTGTATACTTTTATACTGTTCTTTTTTTGCAGCTTTTTTATCCAATCTACTATTTTCTAATACTTTTTCAAGCTTAGATAAATCTTCACTTGAAATATAAGCTTTAATAAAATTATAAATCTCATGATTGGCTTGGGTATGACCACTACCAGGAATTCCATATTTTATAATATTTTTTGCAAATTTGTTTGCCAAATCATCTAAAGTTTTTTTATCTGTTTTCCAAAAATCCTTTTGAATAGCTACTAACATAACAGCCAAGATATTTGTTTGAACATGTACATTATAATCACTTGATAAAAATTTATCTAAGTCTAAATTTAATTTATCATCAATATATACTGCTTTTACTTCATCCCAAACCCAAGTATCAATTATTTCTGGATTAGTAACTTGCCAACCCCATAAATATTCAATAAATTCACTTCCCATAGTACGAGCTCCACTATAACCCTCTTTCATTAAAGGTTTTATCCATTGTGGATTTAAGTACCGCCCTCTTAATTCGCCTAATATTGTACTTTGCAAAGTATTGATTTTAAGATCTTTTGCATTAGAATGATCAATAACATAAGAATTTACATGTTTTCCCGTAAGTGTTTCAATGGCTAAATTAAGTCCCCCTAAATAATCAAAAGTATCATTATTATCAATTAAACCATACAAGTTAGATGCTCGTCCTAAGTAGGTATTTCCCACATTTTTTAATTGTCTAACATAACTATCTTTGGCTAAAATTCCTTCCTCTTTTGAGGTATAGACATATGAAACTCTTTTAATAAATACTTCTCCTAATTCTTTCCTTGTGCTCCAAGAATTAGAACGCTCAACCAGCCTATTAATTCCTGCACCATAAGAACCAGGTGCTGTTGCAAAAACTCTGTAAGAAGCTCTTAATCCTACTTCTTCTAAAGATAAGTTCTTATTGTTTTTTAATATTTCTCTTGCTTCTTTTACCCAATTATATGCAACAATATTTACATCCAGACTTTCATTCCCACCTCTTTTTTGCTCACCCAAAGAAGATAAAGCAGTATTTAGGCTTAAACTTAATGCTGGATATTTTTTAATAATAGTAAAAGAAGAGGCATCAAGTGCCATTAAAACAGCTTTATTTAATAAAACAAGTTTTGATGCATATAAATCCCTAAATAAACCAGAAGCAGTAAATAACACATCTCTTCTGTATTTTCTTTTTTTATCTAAGGGAATACGTTCAAGTCCTTTTAAAATTCCTCTTTTATTCCAAATAACTTTTATTCCTAATAAATCTAAACCCAAAGCAATCATTGCACCTTCATCTCTTACTGTATCAGAGGCCCAAAGTATTAGCGCTTCTTTTTTTCTTACATCACTTTTATTATTTGAACGTATTTTTTGGGCAAGAATACCTGCTGTATCAACAGCTATTTTAGAAGGAATCAAACCCGCATCTAAAGCATAAAAGTTTCTTCCTGTAGGCAAAGAATCAGGTGTTCTTATAGGATCATTTCCTTTTCCAGCTTCAATATATCCACCCTTTAAAGCAGAAAATAAAGCTTGCATTTCTTTTTTTGGTGAGCTAATTAGATTTTCTTTAACCCTTTCATTATTTTCTTCTTCCATGGATTTAAGCATGATAGAAACTGCTTCTTTTTTCCATTTTTTTCCAAAGGTATGTAAACCTAAAGGCATAAATTCTTCTTGCAGTTTGGTTAAATAATGCCCCACTTCATGCAATAAAAATTCATCATCAATTTCATCAAAAGCAATACCTCTTACTTTTAATTCTTCATCCATACTTGCCTCTAATTCTTTTCTTAAATGCATAGTATCAATAGCTTCTTTTATTTTTGTGATTGCATTCTTACGTAAATTATCATCACTTGCAGCTTCAGCACTTTCTATTAATTGTCTTAATTCTAAAAGACTGTCATATAAATCAGTGGTTGCTAAAGGAGGCGTTAAATGATCAATCATAATAGCGTGACCTCTTCTTTTAGCTTGAATACCTTCACCTACACCATCTACAATATAAGGATAAATACTTGGTAAATCATCAATTAAAATACGAGGATAATCACTGGCACTTAAACCAACCGCTTTTCTTGGTAAAAACTCATAAGTAGAATGCCTTCCTAAATGAATAATAGCATCTGCTTTAAATTTATTTTTCATATAATAATAAAAAGCCATATACTGATGAGTTGGAGGAAAAGATAAATTGGCATGCAATAACTCTTCATTTAATTCCCAGCCTCTTGGAGGTTGAGGCGCAAGAATAATGTTACCAAAAACAACAGAAGGAATAAGCAGTTTATTATTAAAAACCATTACTTCCCCAGGAACTTCTCCCCAACCCCTAATACCTTCAATTTCTAAATCTATAATTGCTTGAACTAAAGTATTCGCACTCATTAAAACAATTTTATTTTCATTTTGTGATTGTTGCAAAAGACTTGTATATTCATTTTTTAGCTGTAAAAGTAAATTTAGAGCTCTTTTTCTGCTTTTATTTCTAACTCCATCCAAAGCATGGTGTAAATTATTCATTGTTTTATTCATATAGTTATTCATTGCTTTATAGGCTTTTAGTTTGTCGCTATTAGCT
The genomic region above belongs to Campylobacteraceae bacterium and contains:
- a CDS encoding peptidylprolyl isomerase; translated protein: MFGSSKELKEYSYSKEELEKFQYAKITTVKGVIWVKLFVEAVPNTVSNFASLANDTFYDGLNFHRVIDGFMAQAGCPEGTGGGGPEWAIECETSADKQVHNRGVLSMAHAGKNTGGSQFFITFVATPHLDGGHTVFGEIEQNDEKSFEVLDSIEQEDVIDSIEILASKED
- a CDS encoding DUF2149 domain-containing protein, with the protein product MKSRFSSGHFEKEEDEPLGPLANLVDIILVFACGLIAALVAISPNLQEHFNVQNKEIISQGKELTHIPKDLKEAQDSSKGFESLGQVYKDPKTGKLILISK
- a CDS encoding MotA/TolQ/ExbB proton channel family protein, with translation MFSSISLGLMHQITALLLEPVSWLLLFFVAFSIYEIGISIGEKSIEIKRLIKSKDIPLVLIHAKKRIERADFLTRLAPMLGLMGTLIPLGPGLAALGEGDVKILSTAMSVAFDTTVLGLLAGMTGFIISRLRKRWYDQALTQMEINNEI
- a CDS encoding cobaltochelatase subunit CobN, producing the protein MFYKLLFLCLSFVFLNAQSSSLQKEMFVVVSDRSASSINTAAKYYMKDSPNNIKIRSVSQVLQMSLDELNSYINKADIILFSSVFGEIIEKLSGLNYQNKQMVISLQGDRRLLNINQDSFFTPYKNFPLELLNKNNSTASYLDYLNKKQKEFPSFSFYLQARAYWENRGIENISNLFSFLFKSTLNNNEWPDIKELKQIRYFLNANASKTYDKIDNIILDKNKDILFVLDNDRADSSSSWEIHDKIQTYAPSLQVVSVLSSWGKASYLALKNIEKLVDKVGDGKHYSIISLHDFVIGGGESRLEVNDSFKKLNVPILKALRVLDSTSYAYKLSSTGLAINSVHYRISMPELQGIGQVHILAMSEGSSKDERTGLLLLKIKVLDDEVKNIVKKSKRWILLKKIKNKNKKLAIIYYNHPPGRHNIGADNLNVPATLFEILNKLKKEGYDVGILPKSSEALLAMLQEKAVNLPNDKSVLKKQSLEGNTLTSNEYASYLNTLPKHINEEMKFGPLAALHVQIKEFLNTEIQIVANSDKLKAYKAMNNYMNKTMNNLHHALDGVRNKSRKRALNLLLQLKNEYTSLLQQSQNENKIVLMSANTLVQAIIDLEIEGIRGWGEVPGEVMVFNNKLLIPSVVFGNIILAPQPPRGWELNEELLHANLSFPPTHQYMAFYYYMKNKFKADAIIHLGRHSTYEFLPRKAVGLSASDYPRILIDDLPSIYPYIVDGVGEGIQAKRRGHAIMIDHLTPPLATTDLYDSLLELRQLIESAEAASDDNLRKNAITKIKEAIDTMHLRKELEASMDEELKVRGIAFDEIDDEFLLHEVGHYLTKLQEEFMPLGLHTFGKKWKKEAVSIMLKSMEEENNERVKENLISSPKKEMQALFSALKGGYIEAGKGNDPIRTPDSLPTGRNFYALDAGLIPSKIAVDTAGILAQKIRSNNKSDVRKKEALILWASDTVRDEGAMIALGLDLLGIKVIWNKRGILKGLERIPLDKKRKYRRDVLFTASGLFRDLYASKLVLLNKAVLMALDASSFTIIKKYPALSLSLNTALSSLGEQKRGGNESLDVNIVAYNWVKEAREILKNNKNLSLEEVGLRASYRVFATAPGSYGAGINRLVERSNSWSTRKELGEVFIKRVSYVYTSKEEGILAKDSYVRQLKNVGNTYLGRASNLYGLIDNNDTFDYLGGLNLAIETLTGKHVNSYVIDHSNAKDLKINTLQSTILGELRGRYLNPQWIKPLMKEGYSGARTMGSEFIEYLWGWQVTNPEIIDTWVWDEVKAVYIDDKLNLDLDKFLSSDYNVHVQTNILAVMLVAIQKDFWKTDKKTLDDLANKFAKNIIKYGIPGSGHTQANHEIYNFIKAYISSEDLSKLEKVLENSRLDKKAAKKEQYKSIQEIKINEQEIKNDEKQESKENKQKNMQDNSYIMYLLMGFFFLLLVGIFKSVFFNKHKGL